DNA from Plasmodium yoelii strain 17X genome assembly, chromosome: 13:
aatcagttgataaaGCAGTCAATATTTGTTTATACGAACTACCATCAGTATTATTAGAATCTCTACTAAGTTCTTGATATTTGCTAACAAATTCATTAGCACTATTTAACAGTATGTTGCTATCTTTACTAATTACAACATTATCATGCATACTACATAAAagtttaaatgcatcataaagtTTAGACAAatctttaatattaatattcataaaatctTTTTGTTTATCTATGAATCCATCAAGATTTGTAAATGTACTGGAatgatttataaatttactatatttattattactaattaCATTTTCAGTATAAAAATCGTATATTTTGTCGGGTTTATGGTCTgaattttgatttaatttgtaacttaaccataaaataatatatagaaaaaatggTTTAGCATTATTTATAGTATTACCTTTATTTGgatatttatcaaaatattgtCCAAGTAACCATAAAAATCCAATCGTAATTTTTTCGAGTTCAGTA
Protein-coding regions in this window:
- a CDS encoding PIR protein; translated protein: MEDDICGKFDYLRMHLSDELDVNAKFDLEEISNYSNYCPGKDCNTELEKITIGFLWLLGQYFDKYPNKGNTINNAKPFFLYIILWLSYKLNQNSDHKPDKIYDFYTENVISNNKYSKFINHSSTFTNLDGFIDKQKDFMNINIKDLSKLYDAFKLLCSMHDNVVISKDSNILLNSANEFVSKYQELSRDSNNTDGSSYKQILTALSTDYKNLKNKRSSVTPLPDITTDMSAYISRVTSSSSSIGNKLFTVLSIFGAIAFFLGISYKYSLFGFRKRAQKQHLREKIKKIKKKMNH